The Pseudobythopirellula maris genome has a window encoding:
- a CDS encoding sigma-54-dependent transcriptional regulator — MATKKTETKPGLSLLFADDERSLQELMKIELPRMGHQVTVCPDGLTAVAAIEKNNYDAIIVDLDMPGMTGVEVIGRLKELSPSTEAVMLTGKSTTESAIAALRYGAFDYLTKPCKLVELEALLHRIAAKRELTKKYQALQRRVKTLEGAPRLIGDTPSMQRVKSMIEKVAPTDATVLILGETGTGKELVARAVHDQSARADMPFVAINCGALPETLIESELFGHTKGAFTGADEHRVGLFEVASGGTIFLDEIGELPKPMQAKLLRVLESREIRRVGENKTVKVDVRVVCATHCDLQEMVAMGEFREDLMYRINPFEIHVPALRERLDDIGDLARCLLERFRPHAKPFDQQLRSDAVEALRRHVWPGNVRELANVIEHATILCDEGPISADDLPPHFNRRKLSGSARSRGPQTLRDMEMEAIHEALERHDGAKPKAAEELGISLKTLYNKLNSEASLRQAG, encoded by the coding sequence ATGGCCACGAAAAAGACCGAAACGAAGCCCGGACTCAGCCTGTTGTTCGCCGACGACGAGCGTTCGCTGCAAGAGCTGATGAAGATCGAGCTGCCGCGCATGGGGCACCAGGTGACGGTCTGCCCCGACGGGCTGACGGCCGTCGCCGCGATCGAGAAGAACAACTACGACGCGATCATCGTCGACCTCGACATGCCCGGCATGACCGGCGTCGAGGTGATCGGCCGCCTCAAGGAGCTCTCGCCCTCGACCGAAGCGGTGATGCTCACCGGCAAGAGCACCACCGAGAGCGCGATCGCCGCGCTGCGTTACGGGGCGTTCGACTACCTCACCAAGCCGTGCAAGCTCGTGGAGCTCGAGGCGTTGCTGCACCGCATCGCCGCCAAGCGGGAGCTGACCAAGAAGTACCAGGCGCTGCAGCGACGGGTGAAGACGCTCGAGGGGGCGCCGCGGCTTATCGGCGACACGCCCTCGATGCAACGCGTCAAGTCGATGATCGAAAAGGTGGCGCCGACCGACGCCACGGTGCTCATCCTCGGCGAGACCGGCACGGGCAAGGAGCTCGTGGCCCGCGCGGTGCACGACCAGAGCGCCCGGGCCGACATGCCGTTCGTCGCGATCAACTGCGGCGCGTTGCCCGAGACGCTGATCGAGAGCGAGCTGTTCGGCCACACCAAGGGGGCCTTCACCGGCGCCGACGAGCACCGCGTCGGGCTGTTCGAGGTCGCCTCGGGCGGCACGATCTTCCTCGACGAGATCGGCGAGCTTCCTAAGCCGATGCAGGCCAAGCTGCTGCGTGTGCTCGAGAGCCGCGAGATCCGCCGCGTCGGCGAGAACAAGACCGTGAAAGTCGACGTCCGCGTGGTTTGCGCCACGCACTGCGACCTGCAAGAGATGGTCGCGATGGGCGAGTTCCGCGAAGACCTGATGTACCGCATCAACCCGTTCGAGATCCACGTGCCGGCCCTCCGCGAGCGGCTCGACGACATCGGCGACCTGGCCCGCTGCTTGCTCGAACGGTTCCGGCCGCACGCCAAGCCCTTCGACCAGCAGCTCCGGTCAGACGCCGTCGAGGCGCTCCGGCGCCACGTCTGGCCGGGCAACGTGCGCGAGCTGGCCAACGTGATCGAACACGCCACGATCCTCTGCGACGAGGGCCCGATCTCGGCCGACGACCTGCCGCCGCACTTCAACCGCCGCAAGCTCAGCGGCTCGGCCCGCTCGCGCGGCCCGCAGACGCTGCGCGACATGGAGATGGAGGCGATCCACGAGGCGCTCGAGCGCCACGACGGCGCCAAGCCGAAGGCCGCCGAGGAACTCGGCATCAGCCTCAAGACGCTCTACAACAAGCTCAACAGCGAGGCGAGTTTGCGGCAGGCGGGGTAA
- a CDS encoding sensor histidine kinase — MLTHRPIREKLRIGIGLLALSTIALFGAALYGLYAYRGLVKSLSARSAELPLANELSHKVADLRVVLGQANQRVAGLPQYDIGFDPFLDEVNDDGQDAVESPAKGASDPILLMLRNEYRTKFNEFKDELAAYRAQLALGDVRDTAQIGGAGLEQATLARIDEVLKRIDQERLDDELFFNELGAGTSGLQDEIEKLSALAGKLPSHLHGRLQDLAYEVRDQYHVAIPLAWSTFVLAVVLLGASAQVFRSSIAHPLRRLVQASRRVAAGDYSYRVMVEGRDEMGELADAMNAMMASFEQTRDDLDRQVQARTREVVRSEQLASVGFLAAGVAHEINNPLASIALCSESLEGRVAELRESLVEESAGDAEAPEWQVVTSYLEMIGREAFRCKQITEKLLDFSRMGDSEKRTTDLRELVEGVIGMVQHLGKYQDKSVELVAGEPVLAEVNSQEMKQVILNLITNGLDSLDAGGRVSVAVDTLGERARVVVSDNGCGMTEEVMRHLFEPFFTRRRGGQGTGLGLSITYRIVEEHNGELTPESDGLGLGSRFTVQLPRQQSSKAAA, encoded by the coding sequence GTGCTCACGCACCGGCCCATCCGCGAGAAGCTGCGCATCGGCATCGGGCTGTTGGCCCTGAGCACGATCGCCCTGTTCGGCGCCGCCCTGTACGGGCTCTACGCCTACCGCGGGCTGGTCAAGTCGCTCAGCGCGCGATCGGCCGAGCTGCCGCTCGCCAACGAGTTGAGCCACAAGGTGGCCGACCTGCGAGTGGTGCTGGGCCAAGCCAACCAGCGCGTCGCCGGCCTGCCGCAGTACGACATCGGCTTCGACCCGTTCCTCGACGAAGTGAACGACGACGGGCAAGACGCCGTCGAGAGCCCCGCCAAGGGCGCGAGCGACCCGATCCTGCTGATGCTGCGCAACGAGTACCGCACGAAATTCAACGAGTTCAAAGACGAGCTCGCCGCCTACCGCGCCCAGCTCGCGCTGGGCGACGTGCGCGACACCGCGCAGATCGGCGGCGCCGGGCTCGAGCAGGCGACCTTGGCCCGCATCGACGAGGTCCTCAAGCGGATCGACCAGGAGCGGCTCGACGACGAGCTGTTCTTCAACGAGCTCGGCGCCGGGACGAGCGGGCTGCAGGACGAGATCGAGAAGCTCAGCGCGCTGGCCGGCAAGCTGCCGAGCCACCTGCACGGCCGCTTGCAAGACCTCGCCTACGAGGTCCGCGATCAATACCACGTGGCGATCCCGCTGGCGTGGTCCACGTTCGTGCTGGCCGTGGTGCTGCTGGGGGCCTCGGCCCAGGTGTTCCGCTCGTCGATCGCCCACCCGCTGCGGCGACTGGTGCAGGCTTCGCGTCGCGTGGCGGCGGGTGATTACAGCTACCGCGTTATGGTCGAGGGCCGCGACGAGATGGGCGAGCTGGCCGACGCGATGAACGCCATGATGGCCAGCTTCGAGCAGACCCGCGACGACCTCGACCGCCAGGTCCAGGCCCGCACCCGCGAGGTCGTCCGCAGCGAGCAACTGGCGAGCGTCGGCTTCCTGGCGGCCGGCGTCGCCCACGAGATCAACAACCCGCTGGCTTCGATCGCCCTCTGCAGCGAGTCGCTCGAGGGCAGGGTGGCCGAGCTGCGGGAGTCGCTCGTCGAAGAGTCGGCCGGCGACGCCGAGGCGCCCGAGTGGCAGGTCGTCACGAGCTACCTGGAGATGATCGGCCGCGAGGCGTTCCGCTGCAAGCAGATCACCGAGAAGCTGCTCGACTTCTCTCGGATGGGCGACTCGGAGAAGCGGACCACCGACCTCCGCGAACTCGTCGAGGGCGTCATCGGCATGGTGCAGCACCTCGGCAAGTACCAAGACAAGAGCGTCGAGCTCGTGGCCGGTGAGCCGGTCCTGGCCGAGGTCAACTCGCAAGAGATGAAGCAGGTGATACTGAACCTCATCACCAACGGCCTCGACAGCCTCGACGCCGGTGGGCGGGTGAGCGTTGCGGTCGACACGCTCGGCGAGCGGGCGCGGGTGGTCGTTTCCGACAACGGCTGCGGCATGACCGAAGAGGTCATGCGGCACCTGTTCGAGCCGTTCTTCACCCGCCGGCGGGGCGGGCAGGGGACCGGGCTCGGTCTGTCGATCACTTACCGCATTGTCGAGGAGCACAACGGCGAGCTGACGCCCGAGAGCGACGGACTCGGCCTCGGGTCGCGGTTCACGGTGCAGCTGCCCCGCCAGCAAAGCTCCAAGGCCGCCGCTTGA
- a CDS encoding LptF/LptG family permease, translated as MRILTRHVLAELLKVFLVTLAALTALIFVGLIGKEAVRKGLGLGPLVRMVPYMLPQAMQFAVPGTMLLATTSVYGRMSSSNEVVAIKSMGVSPWVLIWPTLALGTLVSFGAVLLNDVAVSWGRMGVQRVFVESIEEIALSQLRLHGSYSIDGLQISVRRVEENRLIQPTITWHPNKDEKPTTATGGWAVIEPVSADHKLVVVFHGLEGEWEGHHGVIPDSIRREFDLNLLMGDPSEDRSASNHALAEIGRATDTEHERLALLERERTAEAARALLSGDFERLSSEAWTPFDAQAGRAQYTLRRLAVEPYRRWASGFSCLCFVMVGAPLAILRQKGEFLASFFLCFLPILLVYYPLLMASVDQAKGGDMPPVVVWSGNAVLAVWGLWMMRRVAQH; from the coding sequence TTGCGGATCCTGACCCGACACGTTCTCGCCGAGTTGCTGAAGGTCTTCTTGGTCACGCTCGCCGCGCTGACGGCGCTGATCTTTGTCGGCTTGATCGGCAAGGAGGCGGTGCGCAAAGGCCTGGGGCTCGGCCCGTTGGTGCGGATGGTCCCCTACATGCTGCCGCAAGCGATGCAGTTCGCCGTGCCAGGCACGATGCTGCTCGCCACCACGAGCGTTTACGGCCGCATGTCTTCGTCGAACGAGGTCGTGGCGATCAAGTCGATGGGCGTCTCGCCGTGGGTGCTGATCTGGCCCACCCTCGCGCTGGGAACACTGGTGAGCTTCGGCGCCGTGCTGCTGAACGACGTGGCGGTCTCTTGGGGACGGATGGGCGTGCAACGCGTGTTCGTCGAGTCGATCGAGGAGATCGCCCTCAGCCAGCTCCGCCTGCACGGCTCGTACTCGATCGACGGGCTGCAGATCAGCGTGCGACGCGTCGAGGAAAACCGCCTGATCCAGCCGACGATCACCTGGCACCCGAACAAAGACGAAAAGCCGACCACCGCCACCGGCGGCTGGGCCGTCATCGAGCCTGTGTCCGCCGACCACAAACTGGTCGTCGTTTTCCACGGCTTGGAGGGCGAATGGGAGGGGCACCACGGGGTGATCCCCGATTCGATCCGCCGCGAGTTCGACCTGAACCTGCTGATGGGCGACCCGTCGGAGGACCGCAGCGCCTCGAACCACGCCCTGGCCGAGATCGGCCGGGCGACCGACACCGAGCACGAGCGGCTCGCCCTGCTCGAGCGCGAGCGGACCGCCGAGGCGGCGCGAGCGTTGCTGTCGGGCGATTTCGAGCGGCTCTCGAGCGAGGCGTGGACGCCCTTCGACGCACAGGCGGGCAGGGCGCAATACACACTCCGCCGCCTGGCGGTGGAGCCGTACCGCCGCTGGGCCAGCGGCTTCAGCTGCCTTTGCTTCGTGATGGTCGGCGCGCCGCTGGCGATCTTGCGGCAGAAAGGCGAGTTCCTCGCTAGCTTCTTCCTCTGCTTCTTGCCGATCTTGCTGGTGTATTACCCGCTGCTGATGGCCAGCGTCGACCAGGCGAAGGGGGGCGACATGCCGCCCGTCGTGGTCTGGTCAGGCAACGCCGTGCTGGCGGTCTGGGGGCTCTGGATGATGCGCCGCGTGGCGCAGCACTAG
- a CDS encoding PP2C family protein-serine/threonine phosphatase — protein sequence MSDTPETRFRIEHAFRSDVGMRRANNQDAIAVYPKRESGLHEGDCFYVVADGMGAHAAGEEASKMAAESVPVTFLKLTDLIPPAALRQAVRNANHKIHTKGQKNPEMQGMGTTCSCLAVLGNKALVAHVGDSRVYRLRSGVLEQLTFDHSLVWEMAAQNNLREDQIPSGVPKNIITRSLGPQETVNIDLEGPFELRDDDEFLLCSDGLSGVVSDHEIGAIVGAMAPDEATQTLVDLANLRGGPDNISVIVARVSGVPIHKHNPNSDGKLTPRQWVATCAVAAACVAGFGLYLSWGDGSGMAVMASVALSAMLTAWLGRPSGERPTEEPLKGGPYGKGPYRTHECGKAAPAAEALQDAATELERLKHNEAPSPVADLIGDWKVFDEQRRAGESAMKMKDHAVAVRCFSSAIRDVMRQASEDRTRRYPAGGMFEDPSRVI from the coding sequence ATGTCCGACACCCCGGAAACACGGTTCAGGATCGAGCACGCTTTCCGGTCTGACGTGGGGATGCGTCGTGCGAACAACCAGGACGCGATCGCGGTTTATCCCAAACGCGAGAGCGGGTTGCACGAGGGCGACTGCTTCTATGTGGTCGCCGACGGCATGGGCGCCCACGCCGCCGGCGAAGAGGCGAGCAAGATGGCCGCCGAATCGGTGCCGGTGACCTTTCTGAAGCTGACCGATCTCATCCCGCCGGCCGCGTTGCGACAGGCCGTGCGCAACGCGAATCACAAGATCCACACCAAGGGGCAGAAGAACCCCGAGATGCAGGGCATGGGCACCACGTGCAGTTGCCTGGCGGTGCTCGGCAACAAGGCGCTCGTGGCGCACGTGGGCGACAGCCGCGTTTACCGCCTGCGCAGCGGGGTGCTCGAGCAGCTCACCTTCGACCACAGCTTGGTTTGGGAGATGGCCGCCCAGAACAACCTGCGCGAAGACCAAATCCCCAGCGGCGTGCCGAAGAACATCATCACCCGCTCGCTCGGCCCTCAGGAAACGGTCAACATCGACCTGGAGGGCCCCTTCGAGCTCCGCGACGACGACGAGTTCCTGCTCTGCAGCGACGGCCTCAGCGGCGTGGTGAGCGACCACGAGATCGGCGCGATCGTCGGCGCGATGGCGCCCGACGAGGCGACTCAAACCTTGGTGGACCTCGCCAACCTGCGCGGCGGGCCCGACAACATCTCGGTCATCGTCGCACGCGTCTCGGGCGTGCCGATCCACAAGCACAACCCCAACAGCGACGGCAAGCTCACGCCTAGGCAATGGGTCGCCACCTGCGCGGTGGCGGCCGCCTGCGTCGCGGGCTTCGGGCTGTACCTGAGCTGGGGAGACGGCTCCGGCATGGCGGTGATGGCCTCGGTCGCCTTGAGCGCCATGCTCACCGCCTGGCTCGGCCGGCCATCGGGCGAACGCCCCACGGAAGAGCCCCTCAAGGGAGGCCCTTACGGCAAAGGGCCGTACCGCACGCACGAGTGCGGCAAGGCGGCCCCAGCCGCCGAGGCGTTGCAAGACGCCGCCACGGAACTCGAGCGGCTCAAGCACAACGAGGCCCCCAGCCCGGTGGCCGACCTCATCGGCGACTGGAAGGTCTTCGACGAGCAGCGCCGGGCCGGTGAGTCGGCCATGAAAATGAAAGACCACGCCGTGGCGGTCCGTTGCTTCAGCTCCGCGATCCGCGACGTCATGCGTCAGGCGAGCGAAGACCGCACCCGCCGCTACCCGGCGGGGGGGATGTTCGAAGACCCCTCGCGGGTGATCTGA
- a CDS encoding PEGA domain-containing protein, giving the protein MAGNTRSDRTPPQRWPRWGVVALLAIAMLASTGCVRRRLTVRTNPPGAVVYVDNQRIGTTPCSVDFVYYGTREIRMTKAGYETLTVNQPIPAPWYQTPGVDFVAENLAPKTIRDDRNVAFNMAPARMAPATEIIGRGEQLRQQYTPQAIAPAGALMPLVGSPPPATNPFPAPAPAPVGTQPYTRQFAAPQPTGLSDPFSPTAPSNLPATPAPQAPQDFRY; this is encoded by the coding sequence ATGGCAGGAAACACCCGATCCGACCGCACGCCCCCCCAGCGATGGCCGCGCTGGGGCGTGGTCGCTTTGCTAGCGATCGCCATGCTGGCTTCGACTGGCTGCGTTCGGCGGCGGCTGACGGTCCGCACCAACCCGCCCGGCGCCGTGGTCTATGTCGACAACCAGCGGATCGGCACAACACCCTGCTCGGTCGACTTTGTGTACTACGGCACGCGTGAGATCCGCATGACCAAGGCGGGCTACGAAACGCTCACCGTCAATCAGCCGATCCCGGCGCCGTGGTACCAAACGCCGGGGGTCGATTTCGTCGCGGAGAACCTGGCGCCGAAAACGATCCGCGACGACCGCAACGTCGCCTTCAACATGGCCCCCGCCCGCATGGCCCCGGCGACCGAGATCATCGGCCGCGGCGAGCAGTTGCGTCAGCAGTACACGCCGCAGGCGATCGCCCCGGCCGGGGCGCTGATGCCGCTGGTCGGCTCGCCGCCGCCAGCGACGAACCCCTTTCCCGCACCGGCGCCGGCGCCGGTCGGCACGCAGCCTTACACGCGTCAGTTCGCGGCGCCGCAGCCCACGGGGCTGAGCGACCCGTTCTCACCGACGGCGCCCTCGAACCTGCCGGCGACGCCCGCGCCGCAGGCCCCGCAAGACTTCCGTTACTGA